A portion of the Homalodisca vitripennis isolate AUS2020 chromosome 2, UT_GWSS_2.1, whole genome shotgun sequence genome contains these proteins:
- the LOC124353705 gene encoding uncharacterized protein LOC124353705 translates to MSNYRPTFLNEEVLTECLRSEEGSCKVICFEIEPVLPETLNFASIILRVRAQYRKDGEVNAREISLIVKVPPEKECLNWGDTMCRKEHNFYSIIVPHFSKYFDVSIFPKSYPISVPTVVVLEDLCVSNYKEKTRFDQLDFNHCKLFFEAAARMHAASIVMVETVPNIIDVYGTEGNVQKDEHPQMKKLFSSLISIGARSLADLFRNNADYKDVVEFLDDIADNIWSLIIAAEISTKCLKSFVQRDCYGANMMFRYDNFGKVESIKIIDFQIYSYLPAVIDIINFVWRSADNDVRENHLDELYKIYCDNLNKSLSEFESSKSITLDELKEQLNIFSPWVLYMICFYLPYGQAKHPIPFRTLLDSSVENPQKCYDLVRGMIAESPTVFPSILKHLRDQGVMESIRKHYL, encoded by the coding sequence ATGTCCAACTACCGCCCAACGTTTCTCAATGAGGAGGTCCTCACGGAGTGCCTCCGTAGTGAAGAAGGGAGTTGTAAAGTGATCTGTTTTGAGATAGAACCTGTTCTTCCAGAAACTTTGAACTTCGCTAGTATTATCCTTAGAGTGAGAGCGCAATACAGAAAGGACGGAGAAGTAAACGCCAGAGAGATCAGTCTTATTGTTAAAGTCCCTCCAGAAAAAGAGTGCTTGAATTGGGGAGATACGATGTGCCGTaaagaacataatttttattccattattgtgccacatttttccaaatattttgatGTTAGTATATTCCCCAAAAGTTATCCCATATCAGTTCCAACAGTTGTGGTCTTGGAGGATCTATGTGTGTCTAACTACAAAGAAAAAACCAGATTCGACCAACTGGACTTTAATCATTGCAAGCTATTTTTCGAAGCAGCAGCAAGGATGCATGCTGCAAGTATAGTTATGGTCGAAACAGTACCAAATATCATCGACGTGTATGGGACTGAGGGTAATGTGCAGAAGGACGAACATCCtcaaatgaaaaaattgtttagtaGTTTAATATCCATAGGAGCTAGAAGTCTAGCCGATTTATTTAGGAACAATGCTGATTACAAAGACGTCGTGGAATTCTTGGACGATATTGCAGATAATATTTGGAGTCTTATAATTGCCGCTGAAATATCAACCAAGTGCTTGAAAAGTTTTGTTCAACGTGACTGCTATGGCGCAAATATGATGTTTAGATACGACAATTTTGGTAAAGTTGAATCTAtcaaaattatagatttccaaatatattcatatttacctGCAGTAATTGATATCATAAACTTTGTCTGGAGAAGTGCTGACAATGACGTCAGAGAGAACCATCTGGATGAGTTGTACAAGATATATTGTGACAATCTCAACAAAAGTCTGTCAGAATTTGAGAGCTCTAAATCAATAACCTTGGATGAACTGAAAGAGCAACTAAATATCTTCAGTCCTTGGGTGCTTTACATGATTTGCTTCTATCTCCCGTATGGTCAAGCAAAACATCCAATACCATTCCGAACACTCCTAGACAGCAGCGTCGAAAACCCACAGAAGTGTTACGATTTAGTCCGGGGAATGATAGCGGAATCGCCGACAGTATTTCctagtattttaaaacatctaaGAGATCAAGGTGTCATGGAAAGTATAAGAAAGCattatttgtga